One region of Rhodocaloribacter litoris genomic DNA includes:
- a CDS encoding MarR family winged helix-turn-helix transcriptional regulator, with protein sequence MPGTFSPFDPEAQHEHVDAKIVAALERLSQAFRVLLWEVATETGLSPIQIQFLVYLRFLPGGTCRIGDLARRFDLTPATVSDAVRTLAAKGLLSRVPDPDDRRARLLALTPAGRETAGRLAGWAGALQAYLAGYTDAEKLPVMRFLMNLIAHLHDAGVITVARMCLTCRFFAPDRHDDPDAPHHCRLLDRPLRLHQLRLDCPEHEPASG encoded by the coding sequence ATGCCGGGAACCTTCTCTCCCTTCGACCCCGAAGCGCAGCACGAGCACGTCGACGCCAAGATCGTGGCGGCGCTGGAGCGCCTGAGCCAGGCGTTCCGGGTCCTGCTGTGGGAAGTCGCCACCGAGACCGGGCTGAGCCCGATCCAGATCCAGTTCCTCGTCTACCTGCGCTTCCTTCCCGGCGGGACGTGCCGGATCGGGGACCTCGCCCGGCGGTTCGACCTGACCCCTGCCACGGTCAGCGACGCCGTGCGCACGCTGGCGGCGAAAGGGCTCCTCTCGCGGGTCCCGGACCCGGACGACCGGCGTGCCCGCCTCCTCGCGTTGACACCGGCCGGCCGGGAGACCGCCGGCCGTCTTGCCGGCTGGGCCGGCGCCCTGCAGGCGTACCTCGCCGGCTACACCGACGCCGAAAAGCTGCCGGTGATGCGCTTCCTCATGAACCTCATCGCCCATCTTCACGACGCCGGGGTGATCACCGTGGCGCGGATGTGCCTCACGTGCCGCTTCTTCGCACCGGACCGCCACGACGATCCGGACGCGCCCCACCACTGCCGTCTGCTGGACCGGCCGCTCCGCCTCCACCAGCTCCGCCTCGACTGCCCCGAGCACGAGCCGGCTTCCGGCTGA
- a CDS encoding ArsR/SmtB family transcription factor, which produces MGSREVNDRTCIRKQVDPRKLEHLRQEAYANDHLVALAAFMSAASNETRLRMLYVLWRAGELCVCDLADVFEITQPAVSRHLKILREKALVEARRDAQTIYYRVCTDNPFARLLVGFFEAREADRITLNLKDLLP; this is translated from the coding sequence ATGGGAAGCCGGGAGGTCAACGACCGTACCTGTATTCGCAAGCAGGTCGATCCGCGGAAGCTCGAACACCTCCGTCAGGAGGCCTACGCCAACGATCATCTGGTGGCGCTGGCGGCGTTCATGTCCGCCGCGAGCAACGAGACGCGGCTGCGGATGCTTTACGTGCTCTGGCGGGCCGGGGAGCTCTGCGTGTGCGACCTGGCCGACGTCTTCGAGATCACCCAGCCGGCCGTCTCGCGTCACCTGAAGATCCTGCGCGAGAAGGCGCTCGTCGAGGCGCGGCGTGATGCGCAGACGATCTACTACCGGGTCTGCACCGACAACCCGTTCGCCCGGCTGCTCGTCGGTTTTTTCGAAGCCCGCGAAGCCGATCGTATCACCCTCAACCTGAAGGACCTTTTGCCATGA